The following coding sequences are from one Pelmatolapia mariae isolate MD_Pm_ZW linkage group LG4, Pm_UMD_F_2, whole genome shotgun sequence window:
- the unm_sa1261 gene encoding serine/threonine-protein kinase SBK1 produces MNSLSHGSRASIDILEELQLIAAQNLEKLDINKYYEIIRELGKGTYGKVDLVIHKIRGTKMALKFLKKKTTKLKSFLREYSISLYLSPCPFIINMYGIAFETDDYYIFAQEYAQAGDLFDIIPPQVGLPEAVAKRCVHQVAIALDYLHCKKLVHRDIKPENVLIFDRECRKVKLSDFGMTRRAGSPVKRVSGTIPYTAPELCDTSRHEGFCVDYSTDVWAFGVLLFCMLTGNFPWEKAMPNDAFYEEFVRWQRRRTAAVPSQWRRFTDEALRMFRRLLSIEQDRRCSVKEVFSYFNQCWMLDTENGNCNGSSGALASSAPPLDISSSSSEEDVLVDRLKQQSLSPACVAAKGGVMMDTQYSSMSTNSSPSSTGSYERVNRENNERGRILVTTPIEICV; encoded by the exons ATGAACTCCTTGTCTCATGGCTCCCGTGCCTCCATCGACATCCTGGAGGAGCTCCAGCTGATTGCTGCGCAGAATCTGGAAAAACTGGACATCAACAAGTACTATGAGATCATCCGTGAGCTGGGAAAGGGCACCTATGGAAAGGTGGACCTGGTCATCCACAAAATCAGAG GCACGAAAATGGCGCTAAAGTTTCTGAAGAAAAAGACCACCAAGCTGAAGAGCTTCCTGAGAGAGTACAGCATCTCTCTCTACCTGTCGCCCTGCCCGTTCATCATCAACATGTACGGGATCGCCTTCGAAACTGACGACTACTACATCTTTGCTCAGGAGTACGCGCAGGCGGGAGATCTGTTTGACATCATCCCTCCACAG GTGGGACTTCCTGAGGCGGTGGCGAAGCGCTGCGTGCACCAGGTGGCCATTGCTCTTGACTACCTGCACTGCAAGAAGCTGGTGCATCGTGACATCAAACCCGAGAACGTCCTCATTTTTGACCGAGAGTGCAGAAAGGTTAAGCTGTCAGACTTCGGCATGACACGACGCGCCGGATCGCCAGTGAAGCGCGTGAGCGGAACCATCCCGTACACGGCACCGGAGCTGTGCGACACTTCCCGACACGAGGGGTTCTGCGTGGATTACAGCACAGACGTGTGGGCATTCGGGGTGCTGCTCTTCTGCATGCTGACAGGAAACTTCCCCTGGGAGAAGGCCATGCCCAATGATGCCTTCTACGAGGAGTTTGTCCGCTGGCAACGCCGTCGGACCGCCGCCGTGCCATCGCAGTGGCGCCGCTTCACCGATGAAGCCTTGCGAATGTTTCGTAGGCTCCTTTCCATCGAGCAGGATCGCCGCTGCTCTGTCAAAGAAGTCTTCAGTTACTTCAACCAGTGCTGGATGCTGGATACTGAGAATGGGAACTGTAATGGCAGCAGCGGGGCTTTGGCGAGTAGTGCGCCACCTCTGGACATCAGCTCATCGTCATCAGAAGAAGACGTACTTGTGGACAGACTGAAGCAACAGAGCCTGTCGCCTGCCTGCGTGGCGGCAAAGGGAGGGGTCATGATGGACACCCAGTACTCCTCCATGTCCACCAACAGCTCGCCGTCCTCCACCGGCAGCTACGAGCGAGTCAACAGAGAGAACAACGAAAGAGGGCGCATCCTGGTGACCACGCCCATTGAGATCTGCGTGTAG
- the LOC134626526 gene encoding uncharacterized protein LOC134626526: MDVSSQDPPLMAMDLSKSYNPLTRSHAEAMDLAKKPEWYHRRPVSTDLASSYRSRASSSSYGSLSTQPGAPVRCRDMEDGPESLGGYMNSTLGPGLDLYHDGVHGGLWHRGFYGPEQSGGPVPESSGGEESDSGSDVIFLVSSAKEPLLCGSFMQDGVTHMVEPLSPAASSLDEERACYHLPQPLSSPSPDSSYSEDSSDSSVDIPVHHTRPVVLLSDLGAVYANTAESAVDISSDDSDVVEVSVTDQKKKNKCYQKTPPPQSESEKAPQSEVRRSARIRKPASEIPPLTCNVSRHSLSRRVKHDAVGIYNESCDSDEVMDYVLRVSSSDELPVKSPQRARSHSEESDADVGTDRKSPQIETQHQREASNAKTVNHKRKKPLAVPKTKKLRRTKQKRGIPPPSPPPYQNASACRSAVANKKTVARWRRKCRHQTGPSSLFSPREPEIKLKYVNTKEDKKEKKSDGFCPFVHLERRACTVVNYREEEATVRSSEGGRRAACKSLSGFVPNTSCFQPGRLSSDSRCESSLFCCLCGHTANVMGLGDLHGPYYPSVDAQKEELNGLSKSRGVNLSDDSRAADGNASPKLPLHLDECWIHEDCGIWSAGVFLIRGKLYGLEEAARLAQETICSTCQQTGAIMGCFQKGCPRNYHYKCAIQSGCVLNEENFSMRCPEHKNKLFISATRQQKR, encoded by the exons ATGGATGTGTCCTCCCAAGATCCTCCTCTCATGGCGATGGACCTGTCAAAGAGCTACAACCCGCTGACCCGCAGCCACGCCGAAGCCATGGATCTGGCCAAGAAGCCCGAGTGGTACCACAGACGCCCAGTGAGCACAGATCTCGCCTCCTCGTACAGATCCagagcctcctcctcctcctacgGCTCACTCTCCACGCAGCCAGGAGCACCCGTGCGCTGCAGGGACATGGAGGACGGGCCAGAGTCTTTGGGGGGCTACATGAACTCGACGCTTGGTCCAGGGCTGGATCTGTACCATGACGGAGTCCACGGCGGCCTGTGGCATCGGGGTTTCTATGGGCCCGAGCAGAGCGGTGGCCCCGTTCCTGAAAGCAGCGGCGGAGAAGAGAGCGACAGCGGCTCTGATGTCATCTTCCTTGTGTCCTCTGCGAAGGAGCCGCTCCTGTGCGGCTCTTTCATGCAGGATGGCGTGACACACATGGTGGAGCCCCTGTCCCCCGCCGCGTCCTCGCTCGACGAAGAGCGAGCGTGCTACCACCTACCTCAGCCTCTGAGCTCACCCAGCCCTGACAGCTCGTACTCGGAAGATTCCTCGGACAGCTCGGTGGACATTCCTGTACATCACACCCGGCCCGTCGTCCTCCTATCCGACCTCGGTGCCGTTTAcgccaacacagctgaatctgCGGTCGACATTTCCAGCGATGACAGCGACGTCGTCGAAGTTTCTGTCACTgatcagaagaagaaaaacaaatgctaCCAGAAGACTCCTCCTCCTCAGAGTGAGAGCGAAAAAGCGCCGCAAAGCGAAGTCCGCCGCAGCGCTAGGATACGAAAGCCGGCCTCAGAAATCCCGCCGCTCACCTGTAACGTATCTCGCCATAGTTTGAGCAGGCGAGTCAAACACGACGCTGTGGGTATATACAACGAGAGCTGCGACTCCGATGAAGTGATGGACTACGTCTTGAGGGTGTCTAGCTCAGACGAGTTGCCGGTGAAGTCGCCACAAAGAGCAAGAAGCCATTCAGAGGAGTCTGACGCAGATGTTGGGACGGACAGGAAGTCCCCGCAGATTGAGACGCAGCATCAGCGCGAAGCTTCAAATGCAAAAACCGTTAATCACAAACGAAAGAAGCCGCTTGCAGTtcctaaaacaaaaaagttaagAAGAACAAAACAGAAGCGTGGGATCCCGCCACCATCGCCGCCACCGTACCAGAATGCTTCAGCCTGTAGGAGTGCGGTGGCGAACAAAAAAACTGTCGCAAGGTGGCGGAGGAAATGCCGCCATCAGACTGGGCCTTCGTCTCTGTTTTCTCCGAGAGAGCCTGAGATCAAGCTCAAATATGTGAACACTAAAGAGgacaaaaaggagaagaaatcGGACGGTTTCTGCCCGTTTGTTCACCTGGAGCGGCGAGCGTGCACCGTGGTCAACTACCGGGAGGAGGAGGCAACTGTTCGGAGCAGCGAAGGCGGGCGGCGGGCTGCTTGCAAGTCTCTGTCCGGGTTCGTTCccaacacttcctgttttcagcCGGGTCGGCTCAGCTCAGACAGCCGGTGCGAGTCATCGCTGTTCTGCTGCCTGTGCGGCCACACCGCCAACGTCATGGGCCTCGGGGACCTTCACGGCCCCTACTATCCCAGCGTGGACGCCCAGAAGGAGGAGCTAAACGGACTCTCTAAAAGCCGAGGGGTAAATCTCTCAGACGACAGCAGAGCTGCTGATGGCAACGCCTCCCCAAAGTTGCCTCTTCACCTGGATGAGTGCTGGATCCACGAGGACTGCGGCATCTGGTCTGCCGGCGTCTTCCTTATCCGAGGAAAGCTGTATGGATTGGAGGAGGCAGCGCGGCTCGCACAGGAAACG atttgttCCACCTGCCAGCAAACAGGCGCAATAATGGGCTGTTTCCAGAAGGGCTGCCCCAGGAATTATCACTACAAATGTGCCATCCAGTCGG gcTGTGTCCTCAATGAGGAGAACTTCTCAATGAGATGTCCAGAGCACAAG AACAAACTGTTCATAAGTGCGACCAGACAGCAGAAGAGGTGA